A single Garra rufa chromosome 9, GarRuf1.0, whole genome shotgun sequence DNA region contains:
- the bola1 gene encoding bolA-like protein 1 has product MNRFLCVIQKQHAGDESWSGLRLMLSSALRCLRPSTCSLALTRQVTHHRPNMGPVETTIQTKLTQGLNPEHLEVINESHMHAVPAGSESHFRVLVVSPQFEGLSLLQRHRLVNETLKEELSSCVHALAIQAKTPQQWSSNPSMAKSPPCMGGSKHDDTMAEKLKAGRD; this is encoded by the exons ATGAATCGCTTCCTGTGTGTTATACAAAAACAACACGCTGGAGACGAAAG TTGGTCTGGTCTGCGCCTGATGCTGTCCAGTGCTCTCCGCTGCCTGCGTCCCTCCACCTGCTCCCTTGCCTTAACCAGACAGGTGACCCATCACCGGCCTAACATGGGTCCTGTAGAGACCACAATACAGACAAAACTGACCCAGGGCCTCAATCCTGAGCACCTGGAGGTCATAAACGAGAGTCACATGCATGCCGTGCCCGCTGGTTCAGAGTCCCACTTCAGAGTTCTGGTGGTGAGTCCTCAATTTGAGGGTCTTTCGCTCTTGCAGCGCCATCGGCTTGTAAACGAGACTCTGAAGGAGGAGCTCAGCAGCTGTGTTCATGCCCTCGCCATCCAGGCTAAGACGCCCCAGCAGTGGAGCAGCAACCCTAGCATGGCTAAAAGCCCCCCGTGCATGGGAGGATCCAAGCATGATGACACAATGGCCGAGAAACTGAAGGCGGGTCGAGACTGA